Proteins encoded within one genomic window of Macrotis lagotis isolate mMagLag1 chromosome 3, bilby.v1.9.chrom.fasta, whole genome shotgun sequence:
- the LOC141516418 gene encoding uncharacterized protein LOC141516418 encodes MSRAEQVGDRLSGPRPQPQLQPGRPMGPRTFTIDSILRPDLRGAPRPGHCWGPRGPSSAHETQRYEDPEEEEEEEEEEAVVAEVGRQALGSGKAESRSPSRSPSPSPRRSRSRSRTRWASGQWRGAAGGLQGVSGPRDLPCPRGSSPDTTDRSEGRAGPSSGPQSSKKKTRTIFSKSQVFQLEATFDVKRYLSSAERAGLAASLQLTETQVKIWFQNRRNKLKRQLAAEPDGPAGTQASEQASELPALYKDSALLSRYLLPLSLPLLYPGHSFPYLCLPRPGKYFSLLDGDV; translated from the exons ATGAGCCGAGCGGAGCAGGTGGGCGACCGCCTCTCGGGCCCTCGGCCGCAGCCCCAGCTTCAGCCCGGGCGGCCGATGGGCCCCCGCACCTTCACCATCGACAGCATCCTCCGCCCGGATCTGCGCGGGGCGCCGCGGCCTGGACACTGCTGGGGGCCTCGGGGACCTAGTTCGGCCCATGAGACTCAGCGGTACGAGGAcccagaggaggaagaggaggaggaggaagaggaggcggTGGTCGCGGAGGTCGGGAGGCAAGCCCTCGGCTCAG GAAAGGCAGAGAGTAGGAGCCCAAGCcggagcccgagcccgagcccaAGAAgaagccggagccggagccgcaCTCGCTGGGCGTCGGGCCAGTGGAGAGGGGCAGCCGGAGGCCTCCAGGGGGTCTCTGGGCCTAGGGATCTGCCTTGCCCCAGGGGGAGCAGCCCGGACACCACAGATCGCAGCGAGGGCCGAGCTGGACCGTCTTCTGGGCCGCAATCCAGTAAAAAGAAGACCAGGACCATCTTCTCCAAGAGCCAGGTGTTCCAGCTGGAGGCCACGTTCGACGTGAAGCGCTACCTGAGCAGCGCCGAGCGCGCCGGCCTGGCCGCCTCCCTGCAGCTCACCGAGACCCAGGTGAAGATCTGGTTCCAGAACCGTCGGAACAAACTCAAGAGACAGCTGGCTGCCGAGCCCGATGGGCCAGCGGGGACCCAGGCGTCCGAGCAGGCCTCGGAGCTGCCGGCCCTTTATAAGGACTCGGCCTTGCTCAGTCGCTACCTGCTGCCGCTGTCGCTTCCCCTCCTGTACCCCGGCCACAGCTTCCCCTACCTCTGCCTCCCCCGGCCCGGCAAATATTTCAGTCTGCTCGACGGAGACGTCTAA